In a genomic window of Leifsonia xyli subsp. cynodontis DSM 46306:
- a CDS encoding DUF4012 domain-containing protein, with translation MVIGLSQKESSPHPAEPPREPRRRRPVLVAVVALAVVLIAAVAGWIVLRGVLARQELTAAMPDIAAVRKAVESGGLARARAASADLERHAKAAVSLTSDPVWRVAEGIPWIGANLTAVRTVATVSETVASEVVRLLIGVATEVDTRRLDLSGGRVDLARLAAAQAPVEGAQTAFRRAEASVEALPSGGLLSPVGTAVDRMRTFFAQTAPTIDVAGNAARLLPGMLGADGPRTYLLVAQNPAELRATGGLIGSVAVIHADKGAVSLASQKAGSTIGPWRSPVVSVPAATQGLYGPLVGRFLQDANLTPDFPLAASTVAAMWASSTGTAVDGVVTMDPVVLAAVLRATGPIALPGGDTLSAGNAVRLLLSGVYQRYGDPSTQDSFFASAASAVFGRVTAGGLDGRVLIAALADSGTSRRILIWSAHPAEQRVLASTTLAGALPTSTAETGGFGVYFNDATGSKMSYYLKSEVAAGATVCRADGKPTAHIRVTLTNTVAAASVPGLPAYVTGAGKSGVPVGSILTRVVVYRPADGLLLGVTSGGARHSAVSGTDRARPVAVTEVLLAPGEAKTVQVEFLEVGQTGTALDVTVAPTLPGDGSTPVVGARRTAAALVVPCATGIK, from the coding sequence ATGGTGATCGGTCTCTCGCAGAAGGAGTCGTCGCCGCATCCGGCGGAGCCTCCTCGCGAGCCGCGCCGGCGGCGTCCCGTCCTCGTCGCCGTGGTGGCGCTCGCCGTGGTGCTGATCGCCGCTGTGGCGGGCTGGATCGTTCTGCGCGGCGTACTCGCACGGCAGGAGCTGACGGCGGCGATGCCCGACATCGCCGCCGTGCGGAAGGCCGTCGAGAGCGGGGGCCTCGCACGCGCGCGGGCCGCCTCCGCCGATCTCGAACGCCACGCCAAGGCGGCGGTATCGCTCACCTCAGATCCGGTCTGGCGGGTAGCGGAGGGCATTCCGTGGATCGGAGCCAACCTCACCGCGGTGCGGACCGTCGCGACCGTGAGCGAGACGGTCGCCTCGGAGGTCGTCAGACTGCTCATCGGCGTCGCGACGGAGGTGGACACCCGTCGTCTTGACCTCTCTGGCGGCCGCGTCGATCTGGCCCGGCTGGCCGCCGCCCAGGCCCCGGTCGAGGGCGCGCAGACGGCTTTCCGCAGGGCCGAGGCGAGTGTGGAAGCGCTGCCCTCCGGTGGCCTTCTCTCGCCTGTCGGTACCGCTGTCGACCGGATGCGCACCTTTTTCGCGCAGACCGCGCCGACGATCGACGTGGCCGGCAACGCCGCGCGTCTGCTGCCCGGCATGCTCGGCGCCGACGGACCGCGCACTTACCTCCTCGTCGCCCAGAATCCGGCCGAACTGCGGGCTACCGGCGGACTCATCGGCTCGGTCGCGGTCATCCATGCGGACAAAGGCGCCGTGTCGCTCGCTTCGCAGAAGGCCGGTTCCACGATCGGGCCCTGGCGTTCGCCGGTCGTCAGCGTCCCCGCGGCCACGCAGGGGCTCTACGGTCCGCTCGTCGGACGGTTCCTCCAGGATGCGAACCTCACCCCCGACTTCCCGCTCGCGGCGAGCACGGTCGCGGCGATGTGGGCGTCGAGCACCGGGACGGCTGTGGATGGCGTGGTGACGATGGACCCGGTCGTTCTCGCCGCGGTCCTCCGAGCGACCGGACCGATCGCGCTGCCGGGCGGGGACACGCTGAGCGCTGGCAACGCCGTGCGGCTGCTCCTGAGCGGTGTGTATCAGCGATACGGCGATCCGAGTACACAGGACTCCTTCTTCGCGTCGGCTGCCAGCGCGGTCTTCGGCCGGGTGACCGCGGGCGGGCTCGACGGAAGGGTGCTCATCGCGGCGCTGGCGGACTCGGGAACGAGCCGTCGCATCCTGATCTGGAGCGCGCACCCCGCCGAACAGCGCGTGCTCGCGTCGACGACTCTCGCTGGCGCTCTGCCGACCTCCACGGCTGAGACCGGCGGTTTCGGGGTGTACTTCAACGACGCGACCGGATCGAAGATGAGCTACTACCTGAAGTCCGAGGTCGCCGCCGGTGCGACGGTGTGCCGTGCGGACGGCAAACCGACGGCGCACATTCGGGTGACGTTGACGAACACCGTGGCGGCGGCGAGCGTTCCGGGGCTGCCCGCTTACGTCACCGGCGCAGGGAAGTCCGGGGTCCCGGTGGGGTCCATCCTCACGCGGGTCGTCGTGTACCGTCCCGCGGACGGTTTGCTGCTGGGTGTGACCAGCGGCGGCGCGAGGCATTCGGCGGTCTCGGGCACGGATCGGGCGCGGCCGGTGGCGGTGACGGAGGTCCTGCTCGCGCCGGGGGAGGCGAAGACCGTCCAGGTCGAGTTCCTGGAGGTCGGGCAGACCGGGACAGCGCTCGATGTGACGGTCGCGCCGACTCTTCCGGGCGACGGGTCCACCCCTGTTGTGGGGGCCAGGCGCACCGCTGCCGCCCTTGTCGTTCCATGCGCCACCGGCATAAAGTGA
- a CDS encoding UDP-glucose dehydrogenase family protein, which produces MRISVIGCGYLGAVHVAAMADLGHTVIGVDVDEAKVTALSEARAPFFEPGLPEVLASATASGRLRFTTDFSAVAEAEVHFVGVGTPQSAEGDAADMRFVDAAFASLLEHVKPGDLIVGKSTVPVGTAARLAELVAQRASEVTLAWNPEFLREGFAVKDTVSPDRLVYGVPSGEAGERAARILDEVYARAVGAGTPVIVTDYATAELVKVSANAFLATKISFINAMAEIAEAAGADVTRLADAIGHDARIGRRFLNAGVGFGGGCLPKDIRAFSARARELGQGDAVRFLDEVDKINLRRRARVVDLVAEVAGAVEGVRVGMLGLAFKPHSDDIRDSPALDVATRLAARGAIVTATDPEAVPNASLRAPQLAFAANAHEAVAGADVVVLITEWPEFTGLDPAELGELVAHRRVIDGRNALDPVAWRAAGWEYRGLGR; this is translated from the coding sequence ATGAGAATCTCCGTGATCGGCTGCGGCTATCTGGGAGCGGTCCACGTTGCTGCGATGGCTGACCTGGGCCACACTGTCATCGGCGTCGATGTCGATGAGGCCAAAGTGACGGCCCTGTCCGAGGCGCGCGCGCCGTTCTTCGAGCCGGGGCTGCCCGAGGTGCTCGCCTCCGCGACCGCCAGCGGACGCCTCCGGTTCACCACGGACTTCTCGGCCGTCGCCGAGGCCGAGGTGCATTTCGTCGGCGTGGGCACCCCGCAGTCGGCCGAGGGAGACGCGGCCGATATGCGCTTCGTCGACGCCGCGTTCGCCTCGTTGCTGGAGCACGTCAAACCGGGGGATCTGATCGTCGGCAAGAGCACGGTCCCGGTGGGCACGGCCGCCCGGCTGGCCGAGCTGGTCGCGCAGCGCGCGTCGGAGGTCACGCTCGCCTGGAACCCCGAGTTCCTCCGCGAAGGGTTCGCTGTCAAAGACACCGTCAGCCCGGACCGTCTCGTGTACGGCGTCCCGTCGGGCGAAGCCGGAGAGCGCGCCGCGCGCATCCTGGACGAGGTCTACGCCCGTGCCGTCGGCGCTGGAACACCGGTCATCGTGACCGACTACGCTACCGCCGAGCTCGTGAAAGTCTCGGCCAACGCTTTTCTCGCGACCAAGATCTCCTTCATCAACGCTATGGCCGAGATCGCCGAGGCGGCCGGAGCGGATGTGACCCGGCTGGCCGACGCGATCGGGCACGACGCACGCATCGGCCGACGCTTCCTCAACGCCGGCGTCGGCTTCGGCGGCGGCTGCCTGCCGAAGGACATCCGCGCTTTCAGCGCGCGCGCGCGGGAGCTCGGACAGGGCGATGCCGTGCGCTTCCTCGACGAGGTGGACAAGATCAATCTGCGCCGCCGCGCCCGTGTGGTCGATCTCGTCGCGGAGGTCGCCGGGGCAGTGGAGGGTGTCCGCGTCGGTATGCTGGGGCTCGCTTTCAAGCCGCACTCGGACGATATCCGCGACTCACCCGCACTGGACGTGGCGACCCGGCTCGCCGCCCGGGGAGCGATTGTGACCGCGACGGACCCCGAGGCTGTTCCGAATGCGAGTCTCCGGGCTCCGCAGCTGGCTTTCGCTGCGAACGCGCACGAGGCGGTCGCCGGGGCCGACGTCGTCGTCCTCATCACAGAGTGGCCGGAGTTCACCGGGCTCGACCCCGCCGAACTCGGTGAGCTGGTCGCGCACCGGCGCGTAATCGACGGCAGGAACGCCCTCGATCCCGTCGCGTGGCGCGCTGCCGGCTGGGAGTACCGCGGGCTCGGGCGCTAG
- a CDS encoding thymidine kinase — MAKLYFRYGAMNSGKSTAMLQAAYNYEERGHRVLLAKPSIDTKGDRGILSRLGVTRQVDYLIAPGTDAYGVFQQHRDRIRKRFDRDISAVLVDEAQFLTEAQVDDLLRIALLDDVPVLAYGIRTDFQTVAFPGSRRLLEVAHSLEELKTICRCGRKAIFNARKIDSVFVFDGDQVAIDGASVSYESLCGACYLQESRGVLNNGRRRWPVDVATAYDSEPDPDFT, encoded by the coding sequence GTGGCAAAACTGTATTTCCGCTACGGCGCGATGAACAGCGGCAAGAGCACCGCCATGCTCCAGGCGGCATACAACTACGAGGAGCGCGGACACCGCGTGCTTCTGGCAAAGCCGTCGATCGACACCAAAGGCGACAGAGGCATCCTGTCGCGCCTGGGCGTGACCCGCCAGGTGGACTATCTGATCGCGCCGGGGACGGACGCGTACGGCGTCTTTCAGCAGCACCGCGACCGCATCCGCAAACGGTTCGATCGCGATATCAGCGCCGTGCTCGTCGACGAGGCGCAGTTCCTCACCGAGGCGCAGGTCGACGATCTGCTCAGGATCGCGCTTCTGGACGATGTCCCGGTTCTCGCCTACGGCATCCGCACCGATTTCCAGACCGTCGCTTTCCCGGGCAGCCGCCGTCTTCTCGAGGTCGCGCACAGCCTCGAGGAGCTGAAAACGATCTGTCGCTGCGGGCGCAAGGCGATCTTCAACGCGCGCAAAATCGACAGCGTCTTCGTCTTCGACGGCGATCAGGTCGCCATCGACGGCGCCTCGGTGAGCTACGAATCGCTCTGTGGAGCCTGCTATCTGCAGGAGAGCCGCGGTGTGCTGAACAATGGCCGCCGGCGCTGGCCTGTCGATGTCGCGACAGCCTACGATAGCGAACCCGACCCCGATTTCACCTGA
- a CDS encoding response regulator transcription factor, protein MSTIPAPPPLAAPVSPTVRLAILDDHEILLDSLSTWIEKNAPEFDLVLRAGSWLELVHSDAFPTDLVIMDLQLRESISIGARVRTCRAAGAKVIVLTAVDTQEDRAAVLAAGAIAYVSKSQPMSGLLAAARSAVGWEASGGGSSVAASVAWRPASPALGAARPRLSDGERQALLLYADGRTTSEVAQAMSVQYETAKTYLRRVREKYGKAGRPTSSRADLIRRAAEDGYLT, encoded by the coding sequence ATGAGCACCATCCCCGCACCCCCGCCCCTAGCCGCCCCCGTCTCGCCGACGGTCCGGCTCGCCATCCTCGACGATCACGAGATCCTGCTCGACAGCCTCTCCACCTGGATCGAGAAGAACGCTCCCGAGTTCGACCTCGTGCTCCGTGCTGGGAGCTGGCTGGAACTGGTGCATAGCGACGCGTTCCCCACCGACCTCGTGATCATGGATCTGCAATTGCGCGAGTCCATCTCCATCGGCGCGCGCGTGCGCACCTGCCGGGCCGCCGGCGCCAAAGTGATCGTCCTGACCGCGGTCGACACCCAGGAGGATCGCGCGGCGGTGCTCGCCGCGGGCGCGATCGCCTATGTCTCGAAATCTCAGCCGATGAGCGGCCTTCTTGCCGCTGCGCGGTCCGCGGTCGGCTGGGAGGCCTCGGGCGGCGGCTCGTCCGTGGCTGCGTCGGTGGCCTGGCGACCGGCCTCGCCCGCGCTCGGAGCCGCGCGCCCCCGGCTGAGCGACGGGGAGCGCCAGGCGCTGCTTCTCTACGCCGACGGTCGAACGACCTCCGAGGTCGCTCAGGCGATGAGCGTGCAGTACGAGACGGCTAAGACGTATCTGCGCCGTGTGCGAGAGAAGTACGGGAAGGCCGGCCGGCCGACAAGTTCGCGCGCTGACCTCATCCGCCGCGCGGCGGAAGACGGCTACCTGACCTGA
- a CDS encoding sensor histidine kinase has product MSPSSGVTLLMLVPMTVLLALLARRRTTLLTVAYLLVGTVCTYFYIVALFAGMPVYRDTCLFVAGLPVAAMTLVGGTGTGTLAGILWATLGFALADAAMVLGTAATGRTFQPDATSLGVYLFLIGVFAFDGVTRGARSKTQSALHRAVRDVRLVDLRRELLAGSTAEVHDTVLSELAAVANAEPGELSLRLRQRIEDDLWRITGPVAPHDGDESAPGGDPWYDSELRHAIEDARDEGLSVEFSGDRDILARLDDDTERALGLAVRQCLINVLRHSGSATAEVAVSGGGDAVSVMVVDAGSGFAPASTASDRLGFRQSVHDRIGRLGGTVTVYSSADVGTTVIMVLPTRETAA; this is encoded by the coding sequence ATGAGCCCCTCCTCCGGGGTCACGCTGCTGATGCTGGTGCCGATGACCGTGCTGCTGGCTCTGCTCGCGCGCAGGCGGACCACACTGCTCACGGTCGCGTACCTGCTGGTGGGGACGGTCTGCACATATTTCTACATCGTTGCCCTCTTCGCGGGCATGCCGGTCTACCGGGACACATGTCTGTTCGTGGCCGGACTGCCGGTCGCGGCGATGACGCTGGTCGGCGGCACCGGCACCGGCACGCTCGCGGGCATCCTGTGGGCGACCCTGGGCTTCGCCCTCGCCGATGCCGCGATGGTTCTCGGCACTGCGGCGACCGGGCGGACGTTCCAGCCGGACGCGACCTCGCTGGGTGTCTACCTGTTCCTGATCGGCGTGTTCGCGTTCGACGGGGTCACGCGGGGAGCGCGATCGAAGACCCAGTCCGCCCTCCACCGCGCCGTCCGGGATGTGCGTCTGGTCGATCTGAGACGCGAACTCTTGGCCGGCTCGACCGCCGAAGTCCACGACACGGTGCTGAGCGAGCTTGCGGCCGTCGCGAACGCCGAGCCGGGCGAGCTGTCGCTCCGGCTGCGCCAGCGGATCGAGGACGACCTGTGGCGGATCACGGGACCTGTCGCCCCGCACGACGGTGATGAGTCAGCGCCCGGAGGCGATCCCTGGTACGACAGCGAACTGCGGCATGCGATCGAGGACGCCCGCGACGAGGGGCTCTCGGTGGAATTCTCCGGCGACCGCGACATCCTCGCGCGGCTCGACGACGATACGGAGCGCGCGCTCGGGCTCGCTGTGCGTCAGTGCCTGATCAATGTGCTCCGGCACTCGGGCAGTGCCACCGCGGAGGTGGCGGTCTCCGGCGGGGGCGACGCGGTCTCGGTCATGGTGGTGGACGCCGGCAGCGGCTTCGCGCCCGCCTCCACCGCCAGCGATCGGCTCGGCTTCCGGCAGTCGGTGCATGACCGCATCGGCCGGCTCGGTGGGACGGTGACCGTCTATTCCAGCGCCGATGTCGGTACCACCGTCATCATGGTCCTGCCGACACGGGAGACGGCCGCATGA
- a CDS encoding malate:quinone oxidoreductase, with amino-acid sequence MSNDPIDVVLIGGGIMSATLGAMIQRVQPGWSIRIYESLGEVAQESSNPWNNAGTGHAALCELNYMPEAADGTVDPAKAISINEQFQLSRQFWASLVAAGDLPEPQTFINSTPHMTFVRGRENIRYLRRRYEALKEQPLFAGMEYSEDAETIGEWAPLLTKKRNRKQRIAATRQLAGTDVDFGALTRALMDDLVANGAELAVNHRVRSLKRTKDGLWRIRVRHEVGRTPREALARFVFVGAGGGALHLLQKSGIPEIQGFGGFPISGQFLRTTSPAIVAQHKAKVYGKAAVGAPPMSVPHLDARVVDGETSLLFGPYAGFSPKFLKSGSWWDLPGSIRLGNIGPMLAVARDNLDLMKYLIGELMAGREKKLAALREFMPTAKSEDWELITAGQRVQVMKKDERRGGVLQFGTEVIAAADGSIAGLLGASPGASTAVPIMVDLLKRCFPGRFEGWLPALRELIPTVGTTLNDRPEEAQRVLEQTAAVLKLAR; translated from the coding sequence GTGAGCAACGATCCCATCGACGTCGTCCTGATCGGCGGCGGCATCATGAGCGCGACGCTGGGTGCCATGATCCAGCGCGTGCAGCCCGGCTGGAGCATCCGGATCTACGAGTCCCTCGGCGAGGTCGCCCAGGAGAGCTCGAATCCCTGGAACAACGCGGGAACGGGCCATGCCGCCCTCTGCGAACTGAACTACATGCCCGAAGCGGCGGACGGCACAGTCGACCCCGCGAAGGCGATCAGCATCAACGAGCAGTTCCAGCTGAGCCGGCAGTTCTGGGCCAGCCTGGTCGCCGCCGGCGACCTGCCGGAGCCGCAGACCTTCATCAACTCGACGCCGCACATGACGTTCGTGCGCGGTCGGGAGAACATACGGTATCTCCGCCGCCGCTACGAGGCGCTGAAGGAGCAGCCGCTCTTCGCCGGGATGGAGTACAGCGAGGACGCCGAGACCATCGGCGAGTGGGCACCGTTGCTGACGAAGAAGCGCAACCGCAAGCAGCGCATCGCGGCGACCCGCCAGCTGGCGGGCACCGACGTGGACTTCGGGGCGCTCACCCGCGCCCTCATGGACGACCTGGTCGCGAACGGCGCAGAACTCGCAGTGAACCACCGTGTGCGCTCCCTCAAACGCACCAAGGACGGTCTGTGGCGCATCCGCGTCCGGCATGAGGTCGGGCGCACTCCGCGCGAGGCACTCGCGCGGTTCGTGTTCGTGGGCGCGGGCGGCGGCGCTCTGCATCTGCTGCAGAAGTCGGGCATCCCGGAGATCCAAGGCTTCGGCGGCTTTCCGATCTCGGGGCAGTTCCTGCGGACCACCAGCCCGGCGATCGTCGCCCAGCACAAGGCGAAGGTCTACGGCAAGGCGGCCGTCGGCGCGCCGCCCATGTCGGTGCCTCACCTCGACGCCCGCGTCGTGGATGGCGAGACGTCGCTGCTGTTCGGCCCGTACGCCGGGTTCAGCCCCAAATTCCTGAAGAGCGGCAGCTGGTGGGACCTCCCCGGTTCGATCCGCCTGGGCAATATCGGCCCCATGCTCGCCGTCGCGCGCGACAACCTCGACCTCATGAAATACCTCATCGGCGAGCTGATGGCCGGACGCGAGAAGAAGCTGGCCGCCCTCCGCGAGTTCATGCCCACAGCGAAGTCGGAGGACTGGGAGCTCATCACGGCAGGGCAGCGCGTCCAGGTGATGAAGAAGGACGAGAGGAGGGGGGGCGTGTTGCAGTTCGGCACGGAGGTCATCGCGGCGGCGGATGGCTCGATCGCCGGTCTGCTCGGCGCCTCGCCTGGCGCGTCCACCGCGGTGCCGATCATGGTCGACTTGCTGAAGCGCTGCTTCCCGGGGCGGTTCGAGGGCTGGCTGCCGGCCTTGAGAGAGCTCATCCCGACCGTCGGCACGACGCTCAACGACCGGCCCGAAGAGGCTCAGCGCGTGCTCGAGCAGACCGCCGCTGTGCTGAAGCTCGCGCGGTAG
- a CDS encoding aspartate-semialdehyde dehydrogenase, which translates to MSEHAGLSIAVVGATGQVGAVIRRLLDEREFPVGRIRLFASSRSAGTTLPFRGEDVVVEDVEVADVSGIDIALFSAGATGSKAHAPRFAEAGAIVIDNSSGWRMDPDVPLIVSEVNPEAIADARKGIIANPNCTTMAAMPVLKVLHDEAGLERLVVSTYQAVSGSGLAGAEELAGQIRAAAADENLLRLVHDGSAVGLPAPVTYVRPIAFDVIPLAGSLVADGLNETDEEKKLRNESRKILDLPGLLVSGTCVRVPVFTGHSLSINAEFANPISPERAAELLADAPGVRLADVPTPLEAAGQDPSFVGRIRSDGGVPEGRGLALFVSNDNLRKGAALNAVQIAELVAKRLAASVSA; encoded by the coding sequence ATGAGCGAGCACGCTGGACTCTCGATCGCCGTCGTCGGCGCCACCGGTCAGGTGGGTGCGGTGATACGCCGTCTGCTGGACGAGCGCGAGTTCCCGGTCGGGAGAATCCGTCTCTTCGCCTCCTCCCGCTCGGCAGGCACGACATTGCCTTTCCGCGGCGAGGATGTCGTGGTCGAGGATGTCGAGGTCGCCGATGTCTCGGGCATCGACATCGCGCTCTTCTCGGCCGGCGCGACCGGTTCCAAGGCGCACGCCCCGCGGTTCGCGGAGGCCGGTGCCATCGTCATCGACAACTCCAGCGGCTGGCGCATGGACCCGGATGTCCCGCTGATCGTCTCCGAGGTGAACCCCGAGGCCATCGCCGACGCGCGCAAGGGGATCATCGCGAACCCGAACTGCACCACGATGGCGGCCATGCCGGTGCTGAAGGTCCTCCACGACGAGGCCGGCCTCGAACGCCTCGTCGTCTCGACGTACCAGGCTGTCTCCGGCTCCGGTCTCGCCGGTGCGGAGGAACTGGCCGGTCAGATCCGCGCCGCGGCGGCCGACGAGAACCTGCTGCGCCTGGTCCACGACGGCTCCGCCGTCGGGCTGCCGGCCCCGGTGACGTACGTGCGGCCGATCGCGTTCGACGTCATCCCGCTCGCCGGTTCCCTCGTGGCGGACGGTCTCAACGAGACCGACGAGGAGAAGAAGCTCCGCAACGAGAGCCGGAAGATCCTCGATCTGCCGGGTCTGCTCGTCTCCGGCACCTGCGTGCGCGTCCCGGTTTTCACCGGTCACTCGCTTTCGATCAACGCGGAGTTCGCGAACCCGATCAGCCCCGAGCGAGCCGCCGAGCTGCTCGCGGACGCCCCGGGCGTCCGTCTCGCCGATGTCCCCACTCCGCTCGAGGCGGCCGGCCAGGACCCGAGCTTCGTCGGCCGCATCCGCAGCGACGGAGGCGTTCCCGAGGGTCGCGGTCTGGCGCTCTTCGTCTCCAACGACAACCTCCGCAAGGGAGCAGCGCTGAACGCGGTGCAGATCGCCGAGCTCGTCGCCAAACGGCTGGCCGCCTCGGTCAGCGCCTGA
- a CDS encoding aspartate kinase has protein sequence MVLIVQKFGGSSVSNAESIKRVAKRIVETRKAGNEVVVAVSAMGDTTDELVDLAHEVTPIPAPRELDMLLTAGERISMALLAMAIKSMGSDARSFTGSQAGMITNAVHGSARIVDVTPGRIQDALSEGAIAIVAGFQGFSRESRDITTLGRGGSDTTAVALAAALGAEVCEIYTDVDGVFTSDPRQVPLARKIDRITSEEMLELAAAGAKVLHIRAVEYARRHNVTLHVRSSFSNREGTYVLNEAAAAEAAKKEGTVEEPIISGVATDLSEAKITVVGVPDVPGKAAQIFKIVAKANANVDMIVQNVSAAATSLTDISFTLPKSEGQRVLTALTSEKDEVGFQSLQYDDQIGKLALVGAGMRTNTGVSAKLFEALFDAGINIEMISTSEIRISVVTRADTVAEAARVVHSAFGLDGDQQAIVYAGTGR, from the coding sequence ATGGTCTTGATCGTGCAGAAATTCGGCGGCTCGTCCGTCTCCAACGCCGAGTCGATCAAGCGCGTCGCCAAGCGGATCGTCGAGACGCGCAAAGCGGGCAACGAAGTCGTCGTCGCCGTCTCCGCGATGGGGGACACCACCGATGAACTGGTCGACCTCGCGCACGAGGTGACGCCGATCCCGGCCCCGCGCGAGCTGGACATGCTGCTCACCGCGGGCGAGCGCATCTCGATGGCGCTCCTGGCGATGGCGATCAAGAGCATGGGCTCCGATGCCCGGTCGTTCACCGGGAGCCAGGCGGGCATGATCACCAACGCGGTGCATGGCTCCGCGCGCATCGTGGACGTGACGCCCGGCCGCATCCAGGACGCCCTCTCCGAGGGAGCCATCGCGATCGTCGCCGGTTTCCAGGGCTTCAGCCGGGAGTCCCGCGACATCACGACGCTCGGCCGCGGCGGTTCCGACACGACCGCTGTCGCCCTCGCCGCCGCGCTCGGCGCCGAGGTCTGCGAGATCTACACCGATGTGGACGGCGTGTTCACCTCCGATCCCCGGCAGGTTCCGCTCGCGCGCAAGATCGACCGCATCACCAGCGAGGAGATGCTGGAGCTGGCCGCCGCCGGCGCGAAGGTCCTGCACATCCGCGCGGTGGAGTACGCCCGGCGCCACAACGTCACCCTGCATGTGCGCTCCTCGTTCTCGAACCGGGAGGGCACGTACGTCCTCAACGAAGCAGCCGCGGCTGAGGCCGCGAAGAAGGAGGGAACCGTGGAAGAGCCCATCATCTCCGGGGTCGCCACCGATCTGAGCGAGGCGAAGATCACCGTCGTCGGCGTGCCCGATGTGCCGGGCAAGGCGGCGCAGATCTTCAAGATCGTGGCCAAGGCCAACGCGAACGTCGACATGATCGTGCAGAACGTCTCCGCGGCGGCCACCAGCCTGACCGACATCTCGTTCACGCTGCCGAAGTCGGAGGGGCAGCGCGTGCTGACCGCCCTGACGTCCGAGAAGGACGAAGTCGGCTTCCAATCGCTCCAGTACGACGACCAGATCGGCAAGCTCGCCCTGGTCGGCGCGGGGATGCGCACCAACACCGGTGTCTCGGCCAAGCTTTTCGAGGCCCTCTTCGACGCCGGCATCAACATCGAGATGATCTCCACCAGCGAGATCCGCATCTCGGTCGTGACCCGCGCCGACACCGTGGCGGAGGCCGCTCGCGTCGTCCACAGCGCCTTCGGGCTCGACGGCGACCAGCAGGCCATCGTTTATGCCGGCACCGGCCGCTGA
- the recR gene encoding recombination mediator RecR — MYGGIVQELIDELGRLPGIGPKSAQRIAFHILQTEAFDVTRLAEVLLEVRDKVRFCEICGNVSEQATCSICRDPRRDPALICVVEEAKDVVAIERTREFRGLYHVLGGAISPIDGVGPDDLRIRQLMQRLADGTVQEVIIATDPNLEGEATATYLSRLLTALEVRVTRLASGLPVGGDLEYADEVTLGRAFEGRRQVS, encoded by the coding sequence GTGTACGGGGGCATCGTCCAGGAGCTGATCGACGAACTCGGACGCCTTCCGGGGATCGGGCCGAAGTCGGCGCAGCGGATCGCGTTCCACATCCTGCAGACCGAGGCGTTCGATGTCACCCGGCTGGCCGAGGTGTTGCTGGAAGTGCGCGACAAGGTGCGGTTCTGCGAGATCTGCGGCAACGTCTCGGAGCAGGCCACCTGCTCCATCTGCCGCGATCCGCGTCGCGACCCGGCGCTGATCTGTGTCGTGGAGGAAGCGAAGGATGTCGTCGCCATCGAGCGCACGCGCGAGTTCCGTGGGCTTTATCACGTCCTCGGCGGCGCCATCAGCCCAATCGATGGCGTCGGCCCCGACGACCTCCGCATCCGGCAGCTCATGCAGCGTCTCGCCGACGGGACCGTGCAGGAGGTCATCATCGCGACCGACCCCAATCTCGAGGGCGAGGCGACGGCGACCTACCTCAGCCGCCTGCTGACCGCGCTGGAGGTCCGCGTCACGCGTCTCGCCTCCGGTCTGCCGGTCGGCGGCGATCTGGAGTATGCCGACGAGGTCACCCTCGGCCGCGCGTTCGAGGGCCGGCGTCAGGTCTCCTGA